One Besnoitia besnoiti strain Bb-Ger1 chromosome VIII, whole genome shotgun sequence DNA segment encodes these proteins:
- a CDS encoding histone lysine methyltransferase SET2 (encoded by transcript BESB_083920) → MEDEGGGAGSGVEAARTCADATQSPHRSVEKTETEDSCLGAAAERTGAPPAQDLGGRLEVAREAEGLARTALTPQHCEGVEHRGDALPAVSIPSTDVAAKQYSIAQQIRGHDAGVDLVEFAQIPNAPAASQPSKEFPVLKVSASSSPPQHSTPACSHSTHPPQSSASSADNQERRDQLPSGAAGVASNAHSDSPSLASLSPPSGDGSASPLQPVKLFSGGEGDAAGARTGPARGPQGEPALLRFQRALERVQKEDSWTACALAREAQGALRVQAASEWVEREAERRRKRRRRSGDRGAAREPRGACVQTCAEAGAQAPREETPKDGEACWGTGGGEVMQSSWEIRGRETSQREADLRRAEGDAGRPREGEKADQDGGDERGGDSEGAASADSAYYDSDCDSMYEEAPELEPEDAGVQKHILEDKEDASVSLVDAWRQIQQLCRSVSSPAQSENAAAAAAASSSASPSSSSAALSEEEKQAVRALAFRQLAPRAWNDNLELHCAVCENVKESPHAATMLVCEGYCQRAFHPACVGLGALELDWADEDEPRTRAFSFQCEDCCEDVLRCSCCGLRKPRRQLARCSHMLCRRFFCWPACVENSPHVSPFQPGPLVPSLPLECVDLLVRSRGDSCAKSLLQHVRAYRQEQGPASHGSPASSRLHVSPSASAGPCSLGLPSPPHPSLAAESSALGCAAAVPARGAAAAPEADAARDDPGETQMRSPSDERGDAQTGPKGLPVRAAPALLCRTWDGMKAEKDANAAEDNRLLEAARILYDAGDEVFFDAQGRERFICSHHFCVSCHTLELQHFTWETHLRQLAQLADELQLHVPRLTADASPAPATAQRKRQSAETSVLQSSPSGGARRGACGGRPSATAGFGRRGLHVRGRRGCVGTVGGARKCKKLPARAGAPDSNGDSSQRPDGDEEAPQDTEPDAAEEASPDALACRPLPAASASSAAAATRPSGEAASVWRIVTALEEQISFARACLDFVKESTRGWTDKRIFAKQYKFSRPDPFPSLLLSPLVDIWACELCRTSFCSRCVPPAAKILNEASGSILCDFCRFSASVPQQRRLADGLFGRGDGGEARRARPRGTGGRGHAGDDWARSSDGGAGDRRRKRKRRWEEEERKRIADVVKEVLAGADCVTSLTTNLRRFLSIDSASPAQNPYIASLAVRVIDEAAWESCAILEDEESSEDLRDFDRGKAKFSASSPSPSEALASSLLAGRSAGAKHRQHAFALKDAFGEREEEDRDEGKLREKACGEKADAGEWLKSHELGSKRKDGSASSGFGADRLNFQFTTSCICATQCRNLLRAPRTEGEICVCTGSRCDADCLNRSRGIQCDRKRCKFGPADCGNRQFKRGGGSGSQAFCFVQDCGEKGLGVFARERIEEGKLVIEYVGEVLDSQLLAARVRAYTRQELARGQPQHWYVMEVIPGVYIDSTRVGNIARLVNHSCEPNCSLQRVNVHGTYRMGIFALRTILPGEEISYDYGFTRKGFGQGFICFCGSTKCRGRIGGDSRRNKFADVADNALKRKEGFDALLCRQLCQVITSQSFSRAERIPPPSPYTWRRDGVGTSFQAREWLEKKLVEGEADNPFFAQFIFDFHLYDAAVNFVKLLLLDGKTVEEFARSKTKSLCMDIPWSLLASDFNDKGMTQATRHSILTEERLNKAKKFFLSNMAVRAAAVSGRSAQTALQDLVDLNWGATEMCSLCDSEGVVSVCDSCAEAYHADCAELSQDDEGHSLCPACLLSDSRRQWHLMSEAERVHVGVRLNALRLLETLAKSPFQEKLFARREAAATGDAAEAPRDKMKVEKGEEDSKAALLSKGAGRSDTSKKGGKVNDRLGSGPYEKGKNGAAGAERQISPVFAGLHVNDIWSAFTLQDEEEASFFEAGYLEE, encoded by the exons ATGGAGgacgaaggaggaggcgcgggcagtGGGGTTGAGGCGGCGCGAacctgcgcagacgccacgCAGAGTCCGCACAGAAGCgtggagaagacagagacagaggactCCTGCttgggcgccgcagcggagaggacgggagcgccgccggcgcaggatCTCGGCGGCAGACTGGAGGTagcgcgagaagcggaggGCCTAGCTCGCACAGCCTTGACGCCGCAGCATTGCGAAGGGGTTGAGCAcaggggcgacgcgctccCTGCCGTCTCAATCCCCTCCACCGATGTCGCTGCGAAACAGTACTCAATCGCACAACAGATCAGAGGGCACGACGCTGGCGTGGACCTGGTCGAGTTCGCTCAGATACCgaacgcgcctgcggcgagtcAGCCTTCGAAGGAATTTCCAGTTTTGAAAgtgtccgcgtcctcctccccaCCGCAGCATTCTACTCCTGCATGCTCGCATTCTACTCATCCCCCCcagtcctccgcgtcctccgccgacAACCAAGAGCGACGCGATCAGCTCCCGTCGGGCGCGGCTGGAGTTGCCTCGAACGCACATTCGGATTCGCCTTCGCttgcgtctctgtctccgccttcgggcgacggctccgcctcgccgctccaGCCGGTGAAACTCTTCTCCGGGGGtgaaggcgacgctgcgggcgcgaggacgggaccggcgcgaggcccacagggcgagccggcgctgctgcgtttCCAGCGAGCGCTCGAGAGAGTGCAGAAGGAAGACAGCTggactgcatgcgccttgGCTCGTGAGGCGCAAGGGGCTTTGCGAGTgcaggccgccagcgagtgggtcgagcgcgaggccgagcggaggcggaagcggcgacgcagaagcggagacagaggcgccgcgagagaaccgcgcggcgcctgcgtccaGACGTGCGCcgaagcaggcgcgcaggcgccacgcgAGGAGACTCCGAAGGATGGGGAGGCCTGCTGGGGGACGGGCGGAGGAGAGGTGATGCAAAGCAGTTGGGAAattcgcgggcgcgagacgagccagagggaggcggatCTGCGCCGGgctgaaggcgacgcaggccgcccCCGGGAGGGTGAAAAGGCGGACCAAGATGGGGGGGACgaacgaggaggagacagcgaaggagccgccagcgcagacTCGGCGTACTACGACAGCGACTGCGACTCGATGTACGAGGAGGCTCCCGAGCTTGAGccggaggacgccggcgtTCAGAAGCACATCCTTGAAGACAAAGAGGACGCTTCC GTCTCCCTCGTAGACGCGTGGCGACAGATTCAGCAGCTCTGCCGCTCTGTCTCAAGCCCCGCGCAGTCGGAGaacgctgctgcagccgctgcggcgtcatcttccgcgtcgccttcgtcctcgtcggcggccctctcagaagaagaaaaacaggcCGTGAGAGCTCTGGCTTTCAGGCAGCTGgccccgcgcgcctggaACGACAACCTGGAGCTGCACTGCGCGGTCTGCGAAAATGTGAAGGagtcgccgcacgcgg CGACAATGCTCGTGTGCGAGGGCTACTGCCAACGGGCCTTCCACCCTGCGTGCGTGGGGCTCGGCGCGCTCGAGCTTGACTGggcggacgaagacgaaccgaggacgcgcgccttTTCCTTCCAGTGTGAGGACTGCTGCGAGGACGTCTTGCGATGCAG ctgctgcggtcTGCGCAAGCCGCGGCGTCAgctggcgcgctgcagccacaTGCTCTGCCGGCGCTTTTTCTGCTGGCCTGCGTGCGTGGAGAACTCCCCGCACGTCTCGCCCTTTCAGCCGGGGCCCCTCGTgccgtctctgcctctgGAGTGCGTGGACTTGCTCGTGCGTagccgcggcgacagctgcgccaagtcgctgctgcagcacgttCGCGCGTATCGGCAAGAGCAGGGTCCTGCAAGCCACGGCTCTCCTGCGTCAAGCCGCCTCCACGTTTCGCCGTCTGCTTCGGCGGGTCCCTGCTCGCTCggcctgccgtcgccgccgcacccgAGCCTCGCTGCAGAATCTTCGGCGCTCGGgtgtgcggcggcggtgcctgcacggggcgccgctgccgcgccagaggccgacgccgcgcgagacgaccCCGGCGAGACCCAGATGCGCAGCCCTTCGGAcgaacgcggagacgcccagACGGGGCCGAAGGGGTTGCCTGtgcgtgcggcgcccgcgcttctGTGCCGAACATGGGATGGGATGAAGGCAGAGAAAGACGCAAATGCAGCGGAAGACAATCGCCTCCTCGAAGCGGCCCGCATACTCTatgacgcaggcgacgaagtCTTCTTCGACGCCCAGG gccgcgagcgctTCATCTGCTCCCACcacttctgcgtctcctgccaCACGCTGGAGCTTCAGCACTTCACGTGGGAGACACACCTGCGTCAgctggcgcagctcgccgacgAACTGCAGCTCCACGTGCCGCGCCTGACGGCGGAcgcttcgccagcgcctgccacggcgcagaggaagcgccaGAGTGCAGAGACGAGCGTCTTGCAGTCCTCAccgagcggcggcgctcgccgtggtgcctgcggaggcagaccAAGCGCGACGGCTGGATTCGGCCGAAGAGGGCTTCAcgtgcgagggagacgcggctgcgtcggGACGgttggaggcgcgcggaaatGCAAAAAGCTTCCTGCGAGGGCAGGGGCTCCAGACTCGAATGGAGACTCCAGCCAGAGGCctgacggcgacgaagaggcgcccCAAGACACGGAACCCgacgcagctgaagaagcgagcCCAGACGCCCTCGCGTGCAGGCCCCTccccgcggcttccgcgtcgtctgcggcagctgccacGCGTCCGtccggcgaagcggcgagcgTCTGGAGGATCGTCACAGCATTGGAGGAGCAGATTTCTTTTGCACGCGCCTGTCTGGACTTCGTGAAGGAGTCGACGCGAGGGTGGACAGACAAGCGCATCTTCGCAAAGCAA TACAAATTCAGCCGGCCGGACCCCTTCCCATCGCTGCTGCTCTCGCCGCTGGTGGATATTTGGGCCTGCGAGCTCTGTCGCACGTCGTTCTGCAGCCGATGcgtgccgcccgcggcgaagaTCCTGAACGAAGCCTCAGGGTCGATTCTCTGCGACTTttgccgcttctccgcgagcgtgccgcagcagcggcgcctcgcggacggGCTATTTGGGCGCGGGGACGGTGGCGAGgcccggcgggcgcgcccgcgagggaccggcgggcgcggccaCGCCGGAGACGACTGGGCTcgaagcagcgacggcggcgcgggcgaccgaCGGCGAAAGCGCAAGCGACGgtgggaagaagaggaacggAAACGCATTGCCGACGTAGTCAAAGAggtgctcgccggcgcggattGCGTCACCAGTCTGACAAC GAATCTTCGCCGTTTTCTCAGCATCgactccgcgtcgccggcccAGAAT ccgtaCATCGCCTCGCTGGCCGTGCGCGTCAtcgacgaggcggcgtggGAGAGTTGCGCCATCTtagaagacgaggagagctCCGAGGACTTGAGGGACTTTGACAGAGGCAAGGCCAAgttctcggcgtcgtcgccttcgccgtctgaggcgctcgcctcctcgctgctggcAGGCCGCTCTGCGGGGGCAAAACACCGGCAACACGCGTTCGCGCTGAAGGATGccttcggcgagcgcgaggaggaggatcGCGACGAGGGTAAGCTGCGTGAGAAGGCGTGCGGCGAAAaggcggacgcgggcgagtGGCTCAAGTCGCACGAGCTCGGGTCGAAGCGCAAAGACGGGTCGGCGTCGagcggcttcggcgcggaTCGCCTGAATTTCCAGTTCACCACGAGTTGCATCTGCGCGACGCAGTGCCGGAACCTGCTGCGGGCCCCGCGGACGGAGGGCGAGATATGCGTGTGCACGGGGAGCCGCTGTGACGCAGACTGTTTGAATCGCAGCCGCGGAATCCAGTGCGACCGAAAGCGCTGCAAATTTGGGCCGGCGGACTGCGGGAATCGCCAGTTCAAGCGCGGTGGCGGCTCAGGGTCGCAGGCCTTCTGCTTCGTGCAAGactgcggcgagaagggcctCGGCGTTTTtgcgcgcgagcgcatcGAAGAGGGGAAACTCGTCATCGAGTACGTCGGCGAGGTGCTTGACtcgcagcttctcgcggcgcgcgtgcgcgcctaCACGCGgcaggagctcgcgcgcggccagcCGCAGCACTGGTACGTGATGGAGGTGATTCCTGGAGTCTACATTGACAGTACGCGCGTGGGCAACATCGCCCGACTCGTCAACCACAGCTGCGAGCCGAACtgctcgctgcagcgcgtcaaCGTGCACGGGACCTACCGCATGGGCATCTTTGCACTCCGCACGATTCTGCCGGGCGAAGAGATCTCCTACGACTACGGCTTCACGCGCAAAGGCTTCGGTCAGGGCTTCAtctgcttctgcggcagCACCAAGTGCCGCGGACGTatcggcggcgacagccggCGGAACAAGTTCGCCGACGTCGCGGACAACGCCCTCAAGCGGAAGGAAGGCTTCGACGCGCTCCTCTGCCGGCAACTCTGCCAGGTCATCACCTCCCAGAGCTTCTCCAGGGCCGAGCGCattccgccgccctcgccttaCACGTGgagacgcgacggcgtcggCACCAGTTTCCAAGCCAGAGAGTGGCTCGAAAAAAAACtcgtcgagggcgaggcagacaaCCCCTTCTTCGCGCAGTTCATCTTTGACTTCCACCTCTACGACG cggccgtgAACTTCGTTAAGCTCCTCTTGCTCGACGGGAAGACAGTCGAAGAATTCGCCCGGAGCAAGACGAAATCG CTATGTATGGACATCCCTTGGAGTTTGCTGGCGAGTGACTTCAACGACAAAGGCATGACGCAGGCCACACGGCACTCCATCCTCACTGAAGAGCGCCTGAACAAGGCGAAGAAATTCTTTCTCTCTAAC atggctgttcgcgctgctgcggtgtCGGGCCGCTCAGCGCAGACAGCTCTTCAGGACCTCGTCGATCTCAATTGGGGCGCAACGGAG ATGTGCTCGCTGtgcgacagcgaaggcgtcgTGAGCGTGTGCGATTCCTGCGCCGAGGCGTATCACGCAGACTGTGCGGAACTGAGCCaggacgacgaaggccaCTCTCTGTGccccgcgtgtctcctctccgaTTCAAG GCGGCAGTGGCACCTCATGAGCGAAGCTGAGCGGGTCCACGTGGGGGTGAGGCTGAATGCCCTTCGGCTGCTGGAGACTCTCGCAAAGTCGCCTTTTCAAGAAAAGCTgttcgcccgccgcgaggcggccgcgacgggcgacgccgcggaggcgccgagagacAAAATGAAAGTGGaaaaaggcgaggaagactcGAAGGCCGCCCTGCTCTCCAAGGGTGCGGGACGCAGTGACACCTCAAAGAAGGGAGGAAAAGTAAATGACCGGCTGGGCTCGGGTCCATATGAGAAAGGGAAAAacggcgcagctggcgcagagaggcagataTCGCCGGTTTTCGCTGGGCTCCACGTCAACGACATTTGGTCAGCCTTCACGCTccaggacgaggaggaggcctccTTTTTTGAAGCCGGCTATCTGGAAGAGTAG
- a CDS encoding hypothetical protein (encoded by transcript BESB_083930) — protein MSSRTGPEEGLREARAPRLSPGVAASSRCSLGGRSIPTLIHSVRGERHGSRREGNAKQCRQDGHEKRRGPPSWSLLVSRLLLFLRGQLVDPLFVHHRACQTVALEYCLLVVPYAAQPAAGSHRRRQRPVGVSAPSGASESGSTGDSGGKLREVCGARAQGVDARQTETAVLPRDSINQQTSPHQHPGGRRGATPTTLRLLFHNTGTRTWVVYVGIAVLSLPGVLFGSWPNGGLLPSFRGSFSSSEAPGDEAAASSLTLVAAVLVLYTTVGAVLVGLCLAASAAAISAPFALGAWGRQLVLRRWRKVASLLVLQQKYMREVIR, from the coding sequence ATGTCTTCCCGAACGGGGCCTGAGGAGGGCCTACGTGAGGCACGAGCGCCTCGCTTGTCGCCTGGCGTTGCGGCGAGTTCTCGGTGCTCACTCGGTGGTCGCAGCATCCCCACGCTTATTCATTCTGTGCGAGGGGAGAGACACGGCTCCCGCCGGGAGGGGAATGCAAAACAGTGCCGGCAAGACGGACACGAAAAGCGGCGGGGCCCACCTTCCTGGAGTCTGCTGgtgtctcgtcttcttctctttctgcgcggGCAACTTGTGGATCCACTGTTTGTCCATCATCGCGCATGTCAAACAGTCGCTCTTGAGTATTGCCTGCTGGTCGTTCCCTACGCTGCCCAGCCTGCAGCTGGCTCACACAGACGGCGCCAGAGGCCAGTCGGCGTGTCGGCTCCTTCAGGCGCAAGCGAGTCCGGGAGCACGGGAGACAGTGGCGGCAAGCTGCGAGAAGTGTGTGGAGCCCGGGCACAGGGGGTCGATGCAAGGCAGACGGAGACCGCGGTTCTTCCGCGCGACTCTATAAATCAACAAACCTCTCCGCATCAACACCCAGGAGGCCGCCGTGGAGCAACCCCCACGACGTTACGGCTCCTTTTTCACAACACTGGCACACGCACCTGGGTTGTATACGTGGGGATAGCAGTTCTTTCATTGCCGGGCGTCTTATTCGGATCTTGGCCGAATGGGGGTTTGCTGCCGTCTTTTCGCGGGTCtttcagcagcagcgaggcaccCGGggacgaagcggcggcgagcagtCTGACCCTTGTCGCCGCGGTGCTTGTTTTGTATACGACTGTCGGCGCTGTGCTGGtcggcctctgtctcgctgcaagcgccgcagcgattTCCGCCCCTTTTGCTCTCGGGGCATGGGGAAGACAGCTGGTTCTCAGGCGGTGGAGGAAAGTCGCGTCCCTACTCGTGCTGCAGCAAAAATATATGAGAGAAGTCATCAGGTGA